The following proteins are co-located in the Primulina tabacum isolate GXHZ01 chromosome 11, ASM2559414v2, whole genome shotgun sequence genome:
- the LOC142517837 gene encoding protein PAT1 homolog 2-like — protein MEKLGDGKDFSDRNDSGSGSLSDGAAFVASQYSFFGKDVMDTVELGGLEGEEEGVSVLGGGLGGEEELQEYQLFSKNEGSVFGSLSEIDDLATTFAKLNKVVSGPRHPGIIGDRGSGSGSFSRESSSATDWAREADFPDWLDHRMSDSECYDENKRWSSQPHLSSLYHPESKPLHRTSSYPQQQPQLQRFSSEPILVPKSSFTSFPPSGLLQASMSNLSHLNFLSLAGGSQSPFSLPNQSPLSGSSLCFAEMPIRFCDNANMLHSISPNFSHNNRLRNQCSSNTNLLRGDNSILLNNFLQHQYQTGLLSPLISSQQQRLYLPYHSPLANFSALPPHTCNTFPSPSYFGKYTYTDKRESKSKSARRDRHSARLSNQGPDSSGHRSESHLPQFKSKHMTAEEIETILKIQQAATHGNDPYVDDYYHQACLAKQSTESRSKYRFCPSHPREQSSRSRNSAESQPYFHVDALGKLCFSSIRRPQPLLEIDPPPSASGDGTAEHKSSQKPLEQEPMLAARVTIEDGFRLLLDVEDIDRLLQFTQPQDGGSHLRRKRHVLLEGLAASLQLVDPLGKSSNPIGLSPKDDILFLRLVSVSKGQKLISRFLRLLLTGSELARIVCMAIFRHLRFLFGGLPSDPEAADTNNGLAKAVTLCVSSMDLNSLSACLAAVVCSSEHPPLRPIKSPAGDGASIILTSVLDRATHLLTGSQTPSHFSMPNHTLWQASFDAFFSLLTKYCMSKYDSIMRSLTTESPLNSEAEATRAVSREMPVELLRASLPHTNESQKKLLLNFAQRSIPVTGFNTHDGGGGQINPESVRG, from the exons ATGGAGAAGTTGGGGGATGGGAAGGATTTCAGTGACCGCAACGACTCGGGTTCTGGCTCTCTTTCTG ATGGAGCAGCCTTCGTTGCATCCCAGTACTCGTTTTTTGGGAAAGATGTTATGGATACAGTGGAATTAGGGGGTTTGGAAGGTGAAGAAGAGGGTGTTTCTGTTCTTGGAGGTGGACTTGGTGGCGAGGAAGAGTTGCAAGAGTATCAATTATTTAGCAAAAATGAG GGATCAGTATTTGGATCATTGTCTGAAATTGATGATCTGGCGACTACTTTTGCAAAG ttgaACAAAGTTGTTTCTGGGCCAAGGCACCCTGGAATTATTGGTGATCGAGGATCTGGATCCGGATCTTTCTCTAGGGAGA GTTCGTCTGCTACAGATTGGGCACGAGAGGCAGATTTTCCTGACTGGCTTGACCATCGTATGTCTGACTCAGAATgttatgatgaaaataagaGATGGTCATCAcagcctcatctctcttctctGTATCATCCAGAATCTAAACCGTTGCATAGAACATCGTCATACCCTCAGCAGCAGCCACAACTCCAACGGTTCTCTAGTGAGCCTATTTTGGTCCCAAAATCTTCTTTCACTTCCTTCCCACCATCAGGATTGCTACAAGCTTCAATGAGTAATTTGAGTCATCTTAATTTCTTATCTCTTGCTGGTGGATCTCAGTCACCCTTCTCTTTGCCAAACCAGTCTCCATTATCTGGTTCAAGCCTTTGTTTTGCCGAAATGCCTATTAGGTTTTGTGATAATGCTAACATGCTGCACTCAATCTCCCCTAACTTCTCACATAACAATCGGCTGCGAAATCAGTGTAGTAGTAACACCAATCTTCTTCGTGGTGATAATTCTATCCTCTTAAACAATTTTTTACAACATCAGTATCAAACTGGGTTATTATCACCCCTAATATCCTCTCAGCAACAGAGATTGTATCTTCCATATCATTCGCCTTTAGCCAATTTTTCAGCATTGCCACCTCACACTTGCAACACCTTCCCTTCACCATCATATTTTGGCAAGTATACGTACACCGATAAAAGAGAGTCAAAATCTAAATCAGCACGCAGGGATAGACATTCTGCCCGACTTTCTAACCAAGGGCCCGATTCTAGCGGCCATAGGAGTGAGAGTCATTTGCCacagtttaaatcaaaacataTGACCGCTGAGGAAATAGAGACCATTCTTAAAATTCAGCAGGCAGCCACCCATGGAAACGACCCATATGTAGATGATTATTATCATCAAGCCTGTCTTGCCAAACAATCTACTGAATCAAGGTCAAAATATCGGTTTTGTCCTTCACACCCAAGGGAACAATCTTCCAGGTCCCGTAATAGTGCTGAATCACAACCATATTTCCATGTTGACGCACTTGGAAAACTTTGCTTTTCTTCAATCCGTAGGCCCCAGCCTCTTCTTGAAATTGATCCTCCTCCCTCTGCTAGTGGAGATGGTACTGCTGAGCATAAATCATCTCAGAAGCCTTTGGAACAGGAACCAATGCTTGCTGCAAGGGTCACTATTGAGGATGGGTTTCGCCTTCTTTTGGATGTTGAAGACATTGACCGGCTCTTACAGTTTACTCAACCCCAAGATGGGGGAAGTCATCTTAGGCGGAAGCGCCATGTTCTATTAGAAGGCTTAGCTGCTTCTCTTCAGCTTGTTGATCCGCTTGGTAAAAGTAGTAATCCTATCGGGCTGTCTCCCAAGGATGATATTTTGTTTCTACGATTAGTTTCTGTTTCTAAAGGCCAGAAGCTTATTTCAAGGTTTCTTCGCCTTCTTTTAACTGGAAGTGAACTTGCTCGAATAGTTTGCATGGCCATCTTCCGCCATTTAAGATTTCTGTTTGGTGGCCTTCCCTCTGATCCAGAAGCAGCTGATACCAATAATGGTCTTGCAAAAGCAGTTACTTTGTGTGTTAGTAGTATGGATCTTAATTCACTTAGTGCTTGTCTTGCTGCTGTAGTTTGTTCCTCAGAGCATCCACCTCTTCGCCCGATAAAGAGCCCTGCTGGAGATGGTGCCTCCATTATTTTAACGTCTGTTTTAGATAGAGCAACTCACTTGTTAACAGGTTCGCAGACTCCTAGCCACTTCAGCATGCCTAATCACACTCTTTGGCAGGCTTCATTTGATGCATTCTTCAGTCTCTTGACAAAGTACTGCATGAGTAAATATGATAGCATAATGCGGTCATTAACCACTGAAAGCCCACTAAACTCAGAGGCAGAGGCGACAAGAGCTGTGAGCAGGGAGATGCCTGTGGAACTTCTACGTGCCAGTCTCCCACACACTAATGAGAGTCAGAAGAAATTGTTATTGAATTTTGCTCAGCGATCCATACCTGTTACTGGATTTAATACTCACGATGGAGGTGGTGGACAAATAAATCCTGAATCAGTGAGGGGTTAG